One Silene latifolia isolate original U9 population chromosome 4, ASM4854445v1, whole genome shotgun sequence DNA segment encodes these proteins:
- the LOC141652352 gene encoding putative protein phosphatase 2C 8 isoform X1, with protein MEKNEGKMSNPPTIEHGLISVIGRRRSMEDAFTVYPNLVRLKCDVHEHKHKHEDEHENKKGKKQVETSYDFFAVFDGHGSNKVSDRCKERLHHLVADEMTRVERGAVDVDWQSVMANSFARMEAEVTATLSSFGRKKVGATALVVVVVGTAEIVVASFGDCRVVLFRDDASLQLSRCPKVERSAEQERTEAGGINLRDLLSGAPLTPRSIEAEVEVCKRNGLDDFIVIGTDGLWDVIDNDTAGDMVRKCFRGQVSKTVLEGVDGNCAAAAATMLAELAIARGSRDNISVIVVQLRAFDANSSSFTK; from the exons ATGGAAAAGAATGAAGGTAAGATGAGCAACCCACCAACCATCGAACACGGCCTCATCTCCGTCATCGGACGACGGAGATCCATGGAAGACGCTTTTACTGTATACCCTAACCTTGTACGTCTCAAGTGTGATGTACAcgaacacaaacacaaacacgaaGACGAACATGAAAATAAAaagggtaagaaacaagttgAGACATCCTACGACTTCTTCGCAGTATTCGACGGCCACGGAAGTAATAAGGTATCGGACAGGTGTAAGGAGAGACTCCACCACCTTGTAGCGGATGAGATGACACGTGTCGAACGGGGAGCGGTGGACGTGGACTGGCAGAGTGTAATGGCCAATAGTTTTGCCAGGATGGAAGCTGAGGTGACTGCCACGCTGTCGAGTTTCGGTCGGAAGAAGGTGGGAGCCACTGcattggtggttgtggtggttggtACGGCGGAGATTGTGGTCGCGAGTTTTGGTGACTGTCGTGTTGTCTTGTTTCGTGACGATGCTTCTTTGCAATTGTCACGCTGTCCCAAG GTTGAGAGATCAGCTGAACAGGAAAGAACGGAAGCTGGAGGAATTAATCTTAGGGACTTGCTATCAGGTGCGCCTTTAACACCAAGATCAATAG AGGCAGAAGTAGAGGTATGCAAGAGGAATGGATTAGACGATTTCATAGTGATCGGCACAGACGGGTTATGGGACGTGATTGACAACGACACAGCAGGCGATATGGTTAGGAAATGCTTTAGAGGACAGGTCAGTAAGACGGTATTAGAAGGCGTGGATGGCAACTGTGCTGCTGCAGCCGCGACTATGTTAGCTGAGCTAGCCATTGCTCGTGGTAGCCGTGACAACATTAGTGTCATCGTTGTTCAACTCCGTGCCTTTGATGCCAATTCCAGCTCTTTTACTAAATGA
- the LOC141652352 gene encoding putative protein phosphatase 2C 8 isoform X2: protein MEKNEGKMSNPPTIEHGLISVIGRRRSMEDAFTVYPNLVRLKCDVHEHKHKHEDEHENKKGKKQVETSYDFFAVFDGHGSNKVSDRCKERLHHLVADEMTRVERGAVDVDWQSVMANSFARMEAEVTATLSSFGRKKVGATALVVVVVGTAEIVVASFGDCRVVLFRDDASLQLSRCPKVERSAEQERTEAGGINLRDLLSEAEVEVCKRNGLDDFIVIGTDGLWDVIDNDTAGDMVRKCFRGQVSKTVLEGVDGNCAAAAATMLAELAIARGSRDNISVIVVQLRAFDANSSSFTK from the exons ATGGAAAAGAATGAAGGTAAGATGAGCAACCCACCAACCATCGAACACGGCCTCATCTCCGTCATCGGACGACGGAGATCCATGGAAGACGCTTTTACTGTATACCCTAACCTTGTACGTCTCAAGTGTGATGTACAcgaacacaaacacaaacacgaaGACGAACATGAAAATAAAaagggtaagaaacaagttgAGACATCCTACGACTTCTTCGCAGTATTCGACGGCCACGGAAGTAATAAGGTATCGGACAGGTGTAAGGAGAGACTCCACCACCTTGTAGCGGATGAGATGACACGTGTCGAACGGGGAGCGGTGGACGTGGACTGGCAGAGTGTAATGGCCAATAGTTTTGCCAGGATGGAAGCTGAGGTGACTGCCACGCTGTCGAGTTTCGGTCGGAAGAAGGTGGGAGCCACTGcattggtggttgtggtggttggtACGGCGGAGATTGTGGTCGCGAGTTTTGGTGACTGTCGTGTTGTCTTGTTTCGTGACGATGCTTCTTTGCAATTGTCACGCTGTCCCAAG GTTGAGAGATCAGCTGAACAGGAAAGAACGGAAGCTGGAGGAATTAATCTTAGGGACTTGCTATCAG AGGCAGAAGTAGAGGTATGCAAGAGGAATGGATTAGACGATTTCATAGTGATCGGCACAGACGGGTTATGGGACGTGATTGACAACGACACAGCAGGCGATATGGTTAGGAAATGCTTTAGAGGACAGGTCAGTAAGACGGTATTAGAAGGCGTGGATGGCAACTGTGCTGCTGCAGCCGCGACTATGTTAGCTGAGCTAGCCATTGCTCGTGGTAGCCGTGACAACATTAGTGTCATCGTTGTTCAACTCCGTGCCTTTGATGCCAATTCCAGCTCTTTTACTAAATGA
- the LOC141653653 gene encoding long chain acyl-CoA synthetase 4, which yields MAETSKRFIYEIEPAKPEIDGKPSVGPVFRSIFAKDGFPPPPNGMDTCWDIFRLSAEKFPDNPMLGRREVVDGKAREYVWLTYKEVFDTVIKVGNSIRHCGVNEGGRCGIYGANCAEWVISMEACNAHGLYCVPLYDTLGAGAVEFIISHAEVTIAFVEEKKLPELLKTLQNTSKYLKTLVSFGKVSSDQKEEVEKYGLQIYDWNDFLQLAGDTQYELVKKDKTDICTIMYTSGTTGDPKGVLISNESITTMIAGVISFLENAKEKLEVNDVYLSYLPLAHIFDRVIEEAFISHGAKIGFWRGDIKLLLDDIAVLKPTVFCAVPRVLDRIYSGLQEKLRAGGMLKRALFGFAYSRKFNNMKKGSKHSDAAPMFDKIVFNKVKEALGGKVRLILSGAAPLATHVETFLRVVACCYVLQGYGLTETCAGTFVSLPNELQMLGTVGPPVPNVDVCLESVPEMGYDALSSVPRGEVCVRGKTLFSGYHKREDLTKEVMVDGWFHTGDVGEWQPDGSLKIIDRKKNIFKLSQGEYVAVENLENIFGLCSAIDAVWVYGNSFQSYLVAVANPNKGALERWAEANDIHEDFDSLCVNPKAKEYILGELSKIGKEKKLKGFEIIKAIHLDPVPFDMERDLLTPTYKKKRPQMLKYYQNVIDEMYKTVS from the exons ATGGCGGAAACTTCGAAGCGGTTCATTTACGAGATCGAACCGGCCAAGCCTGAAATCGACGGTAAACCGTCGGTCGGACCGGTTTTCCGTAGTATTTTCGCTAAAGACGGTTTTCCTCCGCCTCCTAATGGCATGGACACTTGTTGGGACATCTTTCG TTTGTCTGCGGAGAAATTCCCTGACAATCCGATGCTTGGTCGCCGTGAGGTTGTGGATGGGAAG GCTCGTGAATATGTTTGGCTTACTTACAAAGAGGTTTTTGATACTGTAATCAAAGTAGGAAACTCTATTCGTCATTGTGGTGTTAATGAG GGAGGGCGTTGCGGTATCTATGGAGCAAATTGTGCAGAATGGGTGATCAGCATGGAG GCGTGCAATGCCCATGGCCTCTACTGTGTCCCATTGTACGACACACTTG GGGCTGGTGctgtggaatttattatttccCATGCAGAAGTAACAATTGCATTTGTTGAAGAAAAAAAGCTCCCTGAG CTTCTCAAAACTCTGCAAAACACCTCAAAATACTTGAAAA CTTTGGTGAGCTTTGGCAAGGTATCCTCTGATCAGAAAGAGGAAGTTGAAAAATATGGTCTGCAGATATATGATTGGAATGACTTTTTGCAACTG GCAGGTGATACACAGTATGAATTGGTTAAGAAGGACAAAACCGACATTTGCACAATAATGTATACTAGTGGAACAACTGGTGACCCGAAGGGTGTCCTGATATCAAATGAAAGCATTACCACCATGATAGCTGGTGTTATTAGCTTCCTTGAGAATGCCAAGGAAAAG TTGGAGGTGAATGATGTATATCTGTCTTACTTGCCTCTGGCTCATATATTTGATCGTGTTATTGAGGAGGCCTTTATTTCACATGGTGCGAAAATAGGGTTTTGGAGAGGG GATATCAAATTGTTGCTTGACGATATTGCAGTATTGAAACCAACTGTATTTTGCGCTGTTCCACGTGTATTGGATAGAATTTATTCAG GATTGCAAGAGAAACTCCGTGCTGGGGGTATGCTGAAACGTGCACTTTTTGGCTTTGCTTACTCACG GAAATTCAATAATATGAAGAAGGGATCCAAGCATTCAGACGCAGCTCCTATGTTTGACAAGATTGTTTTCAACAAA GTGAAGGAAGCTTTGGGTGGAAAAGTGAGGCTAATACTATCTGGAGCAGCTCCACTTGCTACTCATGTAGAAACATTTCTGCGTGTGGTTGCATGCTGTTATGTTTTACAAGGATATG GTTTGACTGAAACCTGTGCGGGAACGTTTGTTTCTTTACCAAATGAGCTTCAGATGCTTGGTACAGTGGGGCCTCCAGTGCCAAATGTGGATGTATGCCTTGAATCAGTACCTGAAATGGGATATGATGCCCTCTCCAGCGTACCTCGTGGAGAAGTTTGTGTACGGGGGAAAACCCTCTTCTCAGGCTATCACAAGCGTGAAGATCTCACCAAGGAAGTTATGGTTGATGGATGGTTTCACACAG GTGATGTTGGCGAGTGGCAACCAGATGGAAGCCTGAAAATTATTGATCGTAAAAAGAACATATTTAAGCTTTCACAAGGAGAGTATGTTGCAGTCGAAAACTTGGAGAACATCTTTGGCCTTTGCTCTGCCATTGATGCG GTATGGGTATATGGGAATAGTTTTCAATCATATCTCGTTGCGGTTGCTAATCCTAACAAGGGTGCACTTGAACGGTGGGCGGAAGCAAATGATATCCACGAGGATTTCGATTCTCTTTGTGTCAACCCTAAGGCCAAGGAATACATACTTGGAGAGCTATCAAAGATTGGAAAAGAGAAAAAG CTGAAAGGTTTTGAGATTATCAAAGCTATTCATTTGGATCCAGTTCCCTTTGATATGGAGCGCGACCTTCTCACCCCAACCTATAAGAAAAAGAGGCCCCAAATGCTCAAATATTATCAG AATGTCATTGATGAAATGTACAAGACTGTGAGTTAG
- the LOC141653654 gene encoding mitochondrial inner membrane protein OXA1-like, with protein sequence MAYRRSICTRATLFARSRFNPSFSYISHDRDDNKKGNEEGNFRKNDDFSAQRRGFGTYMSNLSGPGIVFQQQSVGFGGIGNGVGGHRYMSTSIGEGVDKAEYLTDVAEVFTGGPVEAIASQAPVMSEVAIAAADSAIPVAALQYVIDYVHSFTGLSWAASIALTTLLIRGATVPFLINQLKSTSKLSIMRPRLEEIKAEMDATGDMLEGKAKMNALFREYGVTPFTPLKGMLIQGPIFISFFLAIRNMAEKVPSFKDGGAFWFTDLTTPDAMYIFPVLTAVTFLITVEFNMQEGLEGNPIAATMKKFSRGLAVLTVPFTMSFPKAIFCYWITSNIFSFAYGAVLKLPGVKQTLGVPDIPMPPPSKTQPGTKSGFSLLEALKQASASGRSTATPATPATPATAPQQKPAVSGKTSSAAILSQRLKSLERQVKQRKKAKK encoded by the exons ATGGCTTATAGGCGTAGCATTTGTACTCGAGCTACGCTTTTCGCTCGATCACGATTCAACCCTTCATTTAGTTACATTTCTCATGATCGTGATGATAATAAGAAGGGAAATGAAGAGGGAAATTTTCGGAAAAACGATGATTTTTCGGCCCAAAGAAGGGGTTTTGGGACTTACATGAGCAATTTGTCGGGGCCCGGGATTGTATTTCAACAGCAGAGTGTGGGTTTTGGTGGAATAGGGAATGGTGTTGGTGGTCACCGGTATATGTCGACTTCTATTGGTGAAGGAGTTGATAAAGCTGAGTACTTGACTGATGTTGCTGAGGTTTTCACTGGTGGGCCTGTAGAGGCGATTGCTTCCCAAGCTCCGGTTATGAGTGAAGTTGCGATAGCTGCTGCAGATTCTGCAATTCCCGTTGCAGCCTTGCAATATGTGATTGATTATGTTCACTCTTTTACTGGGCTGAGCTG gGCGGCGTCAATAGCTCTTACCACGTTGTTGATTCGTGGGGCCACAGTCCCATTTCTGATTAATCAGCTCAAGTCTACCTCCAAACTGTCG ATAATGAGACCACGTCTAGAGGAGATTAAGGCAGAGATGGACGCAACG GGTGATATGCTGGAGGGTAAAGCAAAGATGAATGCACTTTTCAGAGA GTATGGTGTTACGCCTTTCACTCCCTTAAAGGGGATGCTTATCCAAGGTCCAATTTTCATCAGCTTTTTCCTAGCG ATAAGAAATATGGCAGAGAAAGTTCCATCCTTTAAAGATGGGGGAGCATTCTGGTTTACTGATCTCACGACTCCAGATGCAATGTATATCTTTCCTGTGTTGACTGCTGTGACCTTTTTAATAACCGTGGAG TTTAATATGCAAGAAGGTTTGGAAGGAAATCCCATTGCTGCCACCATGAAAAAGTTTTCAAGAGGTCTTGCTGTTCTTACAGTTCCATTCACTATGAGTTTCCCAAAG GCAATATTTTGCTACTGGATTACATCCAATATCTTTTCCTTTGCATATGGAGCTG tgcTTAAACTTCCTGGAGTTAAACAGACCCTAGGAGTCCCAGACATACCGATGCCCCCACCATCTAAAACACAACCAGGAACAAAATCCGGATTTTCACTACTTGAAGCCCTCAAACAAGCTTCGGCTTCCGGAAGGTCTACTGCTACACCTGCTACACCAGCTACACCTGCTACTGCCCCGCAACAAAAACCTGCTGTCAGCGGGAAAACATCATCAGCAGCTATCCTCAGTCAGCGGCTTAAAAGTCTAGAGAGACAAGTGAAGCAAAGAAAGAAAGCCAAAAAGTGA